In Myxococcales bacterium, a single genomic region encodes these proteins:
- a CDS encoding TonB-dependent receptor — translation MRTFAIPLVFAWLGLSASAGAQPADSPAAGDAGAVPGAPPAAPPQPAEAAPTEPTLPSAPSVPSGAAVDARAAKDDVAEVRVIGDKADSLPKVPGSGTVVSRKEIERAQAVETAELLRRVPGIQAREDFGGGGRLDIGVRGLDAGRSRRVLLLEDGMPMALNPYTEPDMYFAPPIERYRAIEVVKGGGNILFGPQTLAGTINFVTLAPPEKRTLTLDADAGTYGYARGLVRYGDAVGDTRYVVQALHRRGDGYRDLPFSSTNGLAKIFFPTGERGTATVKLGVHLDNAASDDVGLTSAMFRANPKHGTLSPTSHLKLERFDVALTHEHRFSEQVQLTSLAYAYRTARLWRRQDYARQRPVGFIDRVEGDESVALGALYFQPTNVVLDRSYDVAGVEPRLRIKAKTGDVRHTFEVGGRGLVEVADYQQRSGTYPETYVGALESAERRRGLGLAGYLQDRIAFTDFLLVTPGVRLEHLRYRRVQLHTIEDGRSLDVYREGEGDVTGFVPGIGLVAGSRRVHGFFGLHRGFAPPRVSSAISSRGEPAPVGVDESTNVELGTRASIVKALRVEVAGFLSAFQNQVIVNTNPSADVNLVDAGATTLKGVETAATLELGKAFGWPTVVDVGARYTFARSTFRYGVDAGRLLPYAPQHSGSANVDVEHESGVGGQVSYSFVGSQFTDTKNTAGEDVTGRIGELDPFHLVNLAAHYRHKASGLTARLTVKNALDTTYIAARRPEGIQPGAYRLVLVGLRWDWSP, via the coding sequence GTGCGTACCTTCGCGATTCCCCTGGTGTTCGCGTGGCTCGGCCTCAGCGCATCCGCCGGCGCGCAACCGGCCGATAGCCCCGCCGCCGGTGACGCGGGCGCCGTCCCCGGCGCGCCACCGGCCGCGCCGCCGCAGCCCGCAGAGGCGGCGCCGACGGAACCGACGCTCCCGAGCGCCCCCAGCGTGCCGTCCGGCGCGGCCGTCGACGCTCGCGCCGCAAAGGACGACGTGGCGGAGGTTCGCGTGATTGGCGACAAGGCCGATTCGCTGCCAAAGGTCCCCGGCTCCGGCACCGTCGTGTCGCGCAAGGAGATCGAGCGCGCGCAAGCCGTCGAGACCGCCGAGCTGCTCCGTCGCGTGCCCGGCATTCAGGCTCGCGAGGACTTCGGCGGCGGCGGCCGGCTCGACATCGGCGTTCGCGGCCTCGACGCGGGCCGCAGCCGACGCGTGCTGTTGCTCGAGGACGGGATGCCCATGGCCCTCAATCCCTACACCGAGCCGGACATGTACTTCGCGCCGCCCATCGAGCGCTACCGGGCCATCGAGGTCGTCAAAGGCGGCGGCAACATCCTCTTTGGTCCGCAGACGCTCGCCGGCACCATCAACTTCGTCACGCTGGCCCCGCCGGAGAAGCGAACACTCACCCTCGACGCCGACGCTGGAACCTATGGCTACGCGCGCGGGCTCGTGCGTTACGGCGACGCCGTCGGCGACACGCGCTACGTGGTGCAGGCGCTCCACCGCCGCGGCGACGGCTATCGCGACCTGCCGTTTTCCTCCACCAACGGGCTCGCCAAGATCTTCTTTCCCACCGGTGAGCGCGGCACCGCGACGGTCAAGCTCGGTGTTCACCTGGACAACGCGGCCTCCGACGACGTCGGACTGACGTCCGCGATGTTCCGAGCCAACCCAAAGCACGGGACGCTCTCGCCGACGAGCCACTTGAAGCTCGAGCGCTTCGATGTGGCCCTTACCCATGAGCATCGCTTTTCCGAGCAGGTGCAGCTCACGTCGCTGGCGTACGCGTACCGCACGGCACGTCTCTGGCGCCGGCAGGACTACGCGAGGCAGAGACCCGTTGGCTTCATCGACAGGGTTGAGGGGGACGAGTCGGTCGCGTTGGGGGCTCTCTACTTTCAACCCACCAACGTGGTGCTCGACCGCAGCTACGATGTCGCCGGCGTTGAGCCACGACTTCGGATCAAGGCGAAGACGGGCGACGTTCGGCACACCTTCGAGGTCGGCGGGCGAGGGCTCGTCGAGGTGGCCGACTACCAGCAACGCTCGGGCACTTACCCCGAGACCTACGTTGGCGCCCTCGAGAGCGCGGAGCGACGACGCGGCCTCGGGCTCGCCGGCTACCTCCAAGACCGCATCGCGTTTACCGACTTTCTCCTCGTCACACCGGGCGTTCGCCTCGAGCACCTTCGGTATCGAAGGGTGCAACTTCACACCATCGAGGATGGGCGGTCGCTCGACGTCTACCGAGAAGGTGAGGGCGATGTGACGGGCTTCGTGCCGGGCATCGGCCTCGTCGCCGGCTCGCGCCGCGTGCACGGGTTCTTCGGCCTGCATCGCGGCTTCGCGCCGCCGCGCGTCAGCTCGGCCATCAGCTCGCGCGGCGAGCCGGCGCCGGTCGGCGTGGACGAGAGCACGAACGTCGAGCTCGGGACGCGCGCGTCGATCGTGAAGGCGCTGCGCGTTGAAGTGGCCGGGTTCCTTTCCGCGTTTCAAAATCAGGTCATCGTCAACACGAACCCTTCGGCCGACGTCAACCTGGTCGACGCGGGGGCCACCACGCTGAAGGGCGTCGAGACGGCCGCCACGCTCGAGTTGGGCAAGGCCTTTGGTTGGCCAACCGTCGTCGACGTTGGCGCGCGCTACACGTTCGCGCGATCAACGTTCCGTTACGGCGTCGACGCAGGCCGACTCTTGCCGTACGCGCCGCAGCACTCAGGCAGCGCGAACGTCGACGTCGAGCATGAGAGCGGGGTTGGCGGGCAGGTGAGCTATTCGTTCGTTGGCTCGCAGTTCACCGACACGAAGAACACAGCGGGTGAGGACGTCACCGGTCGCATCGGCGAGTTGGACCCATTCCACCTCGTGAACCTCGCGGCACACTACCGCCACAAGGCGAGCGGCCTCACGGCGAGGCTCACGGTGAAGAACGCGCTCGACACCACGTACATCGCCGCGCGACGACCCGAGGGCATTCAGCCCGGCGCCTATCGGCTCGTGCTCGTGGGCCTTCGCTGGGACTGGTCGCCATAG